Sequence from the Thermococcus nautili genome:
GAGACCTTAAGGACATGATAGAGGGCAAAGTTGAAGTTCTTAGCGCCGATGAGACCATTAAAATCCTTTCGGAAAAGGTAGGAGGTTAACGCTTTTTGTACGCCCGCCGGCCAGATAAAGCCCCCACAAGTTGGAATCATGCCGATGCTTTATGCCGCATTCAGACTTCACTAAACCTCACCCTGAATGAGTCCCTATCTTTATCGATTCTCAGTGAAAATCTGGCGTAATAGCTGTCGTAGGCGAAGTCGTCGAAGACCATTCGACCGCCACCCTTTACCTGCAGAGGCTTTCCTTTCCCAGTAACCTCAACTCTCAGTATCCCGCCGTTTCCGGGCAAAAGTCTGAATCCCCTGATAACGCCCCTAAATGGTCTTACAGTGATGGCGCCCTCCCAGAAGTCCAAAAGCACGGGCGAGAGCCGGCCCGTTATTTTTATGTACTCACCTCGTTTGAAGATAATCTCCCCCGTAAGTTCCTCATCGATTGGCGCATATACAAACGATTCCCTGCCTGCTCTGCAAAGCCGACAGCGGACTGGAAAATTTATCACTGCCCTAGAGAGAACCCCAAAGTCCACAACCAGGTAAACCACTCCCCAGTAGATTTCCTCTTCCCCATCATTGCACAATACCTCTCGCTCCACCCTGGGAATTGTCTGGGCGTATCCGCCGAGAATTCTGGCGACTACTCTATACGTTCCCTCGTCGTCCAGGGGCTCGATTGAAGGGGTGGCATTCCTCAGAACTTCCACTTTGTCTATGGTGGTCTCGATAACGGGTTCTACCTCAATCTCCTGCCCTATCCTGAACACTTCAGAGGGTTCCCTCAGGCCACCGGAGGTCATGTCCGAAAGCGTTGTATCGTCAATGTAGAGGTTTAGCTCCACGTCCGCTCCACCTATCCCAGTTATATCAAACTCCTCCCCACCATGTTTCCCGGCTTCTCAACTCCAAAGAACCTCAGAACCGTCGGCGCTATGTCCATGAGGCTCGGTTCCTCGAGGTTAACCTCCTCAAACCCCCAGAGAATCAGCGGGACCTTTATCACCGGTTCATTCATCGAGCCGTGCATTCCCCTGACCCAGTGGCTTGCTCCCTTTATCCCCTTGCACATCCTGTGGGAGCAGAACCAGTAGCCGGGCTTCGCTGAGACAATCAGCTCCCCGCTGTTCGGGCTGTTGAGATGGGGCAAATCCTCGCGGAAGAAGACGGCCTTAACACCCGGCGCCCTCCTCAGGACCTCAAAGGCTTCCTCGGCCTCGTTTGGGTTCCTCAAATAGACGTGAACGCCTCCGCCGGAGGAAACGCGGAGCGTTTCAATCCCGTGCTTCCTGAGATAGGTTTTCAGGTTCACCCACGTGTGAACCTCCTCCTGCCCGTGGTCGGCGAAGATTATGAAGGTGTACTCGTCCTTGAGGCGCTCCCAGAGGGTTCTGACCGCGGTATCAACCGTCTCAACGGCCTTAAGCGCACCCTCGCTCAACGGCCCGTGGTCGTGGCTCATTCCGTCTATAGAGGCGAAGTGGACGAGAAGCAGGTCAGGTTTGCATTCCTCGTAGAGGTAGAGAGCCGAGTTTAGAACCCACACGTCTTTCCTCCAGTCGCGCCCGTGATTGCGGTACATCTTGTCGCTCGCGAAGAAGGGAGGAAAAATCCTCACGTCGGTTCCGCTGAAGGGGGGCATCGTGTAGCCCGAAACACTCGCCGTTCTAACTCCCCTCTGGCGAAGTATATCAACGATTGTCGGGGCCTTGATAACCTTATGGGGATTGAAGGCGACCTCGTAGTCGTAGAAGTTCACCTTCCTGTCCGTTAGCCTGTCGTAGTAGCCGTTCTCAACGACGCCGTGGTCCCTCGGCCAGACCCCGGTCATCACGCTCGTGTGCACCAAATCCGTCAGCGTCGGGAAGATGGAATCCACGACAGCAAAGCTCCCGGTTTCTACCAACTCGCTCAGGAACGGCATGTGCTTGAGGTTGTAAACGCCGTTTCCGTCGAGGCTTATGAGGGCGAGCTTTTTTCTCATTTCCATCACCGGTGTCAGCCTGACGTGCACTCATCACCGCTCAGTGGGATGGAGCGGTCATCATTCACCGGGCTTCATTGGTCAATCCGGTATAAATTCCTTCCGAGCCATTCGTCGAGCGTCTTCTGCCTCGCGAGGCTTCCTAAGATGTAGCTCCTCTTGAGGTACTCCTCGAAGGGGTGCTCAAGCCTTCTCCGTATCGCTTCGAGGGCCTCGTTGAGCGTCTCGAAGCGGCCGATTGGATTGCTTAAAGCCTTTTTCACGCCGAGGCGAATCTGCCAGACGCCGACAGGGGCGTAGTACTCGGGCGTAACTTCCCTGAAGACGACAGCCCGCGCCTGCCTCCTTCTCGCCCTGAGGGCTTCGAGGACGCTCAAGCGGGCGGCATGATAGGCGCCAGCTGTTTCCTTGACGTACTCCTTCCTTCCGCGGAAGTCCTCGTAGTCGTGAATCACGCTCGGCTTCTCGCTACCGAAGAGCGAACCCTTCAGCCAGACCTCCAAAAGCTCGAAGGCGTAAGACTGGGGCATCAGCAGAACGGCGTAGCGGTTGCCGAGGAAGCGGTAAAAGTAAACCTCGTAGTCGTTTATCTCCGGGTAGTGCAGAATCTCGCGCCTCAGGTTCTTGCCTATGGTGTCCTGAACCGCTGTGATGCTCCACCGCGTCGGGACGAGCTTCCTCTCAATTCCCAGGAGGCCCGCCGAGAGGAGCCTTATGATGTAGTACTCGTCGAAGCCCCAGTCGTAGAGGCGCATTATGGCCTGCTCAGCCTTCAGCTCGTCGCTCACCACGTAGTCGGTTCTCCTCGGTATCCTCGGGTTCTCGGTCAGCTCGAAGTCGAGGAGTTCTGCTTTGGGTCCGATGGGCGGGGCGAACTCGCTCGGCAGAACCTTGAGAACGGGCTTTCTCTTGAGGATTACCTCGCTGTCCACGGGTTTTATTGACATCGCCAATTCCTGGACCTCGCTCAAAATCCTCCCGCTCTTCCTTACGTCCACATCGGCCTTCGTCTCGCCCATGACAAGGAGGGAGCGGTAGTAGAGGATATCGCGAATCGTCTTGTCCTCCCACTTGAGAGGACTGTCGAGATGGCTGGTGTTTCCTTCGATTGGAGGAACGAGGGGGCCGATTCTGACCTTAGGGTAGCCGTACTCGCCGACGAAGATGCTTGGCGGGGAGGAGCCGAAGAGGTAGCGCTTGTTGAGCTTCTGCTCCACAGTACGGGCTACCCTAAAGCGCTCGAGAATCGGGCAGGTTGGCCTTCCGCAGAGGAGTTTCCGGCCCTTACAGACTGCGCAGAGCTTGGAGTTGAAGAGCTCCACCATTGGGGATGACTTGTCCCAGGGATGTAAAAGCTTTGCCCCGCCAAAAAACTTAAAAACCCTCCCCGGCTCATATAACCTGGGTGCTGTGCCGCGGTAGCCTAGCCTGGTAGGGCGCCGGCCTGCTAAGCCGGTGGGCGGTGCCCACCGGGGTTCAAATCCCCGCCGCGGCGCCATTAACTTCTCTGGGTCAATGCCGGGATAGCCTAGAGGCGAGGCGAGGGACTGCAGATCCCTTCCACCCGGGTTCAAATCCCGGTCCCGGCTCCAAACCCCTTAACGTTTTTGAGGTTTCTACTCATAAACATGGAAAAATTTATAAGCTTCGACCCTGACCTTTCTCTGATTCCTATTCCCTATCGTACGTGGGGTGGTATCTTGCGGTTTGTAATAAGGTTAACGCCCCAGAGTGAGCCGTTTAAAGTGCCCTTTAATCATCTTCACTACCTTCAGGGGTTGGTCTACCGGCGAATTCAGCGCACCAGCCCCGACCTTAGCCTTAAGCTCCACAATCCCAAGGTTCCCAAGTTCTTTACTTTCTCCCTGTTTATGGCTGAGAAGCGGGATTTTCTTGAGGACAAACCCTATTTTCACGGCTACCGCAGGGGTTATTTCTATTTTTCAACTGCCATCCCTGAAATCGCAGAGGCGTTTATCGGAGGGCTCCTCCAGGACCCAGAGGTTGAACTGTGGGGTGAAAACTTTACCGTCGAGGAAGTAAAAGCAATATCTGAACCGAACAAACTTGCTGGCAGAAAGATGATAACTCTGTCTCCTATTGCCGTGACTACCCTAAAGCCCCAGTTCGGCAGGCTCAAACGCTACGACCTCAATCCAACCGAGCCGGAATTCTATGAGAACATCCGAGAGAACCTGATTGACAAGTACGTGGCCCTCTATGGGAAGGTTCCGGAAGAGAAGGACGTTGAATTCAAAGTTCTCCTTGCCAAGCCCAAGCGCCTCCAGGTGAAACCCGGGGTGTACCAGAGGGCATGGCACCTCGTTTTCAGGGCAATGGGCAGTGAAGAGCTCCTCCGCGTTGGCTACCTCGTTGGCTTTGGGGAGAAGAACTCGATTGGCTTCGGGATGGTGAAGGTTGATGGGCGAAACGAGCCGAAGAAAAAGCGCTGGAAGGGAGGTGTGAATAATCGGAAGGGAAATTTCACTCGCTCGATTCTTGAACAACCCCACTCAAACAAAATCTCCATGTAGTGATGGGAAAACCAGAAAATCCAGAGCCCTCTTCACTTGG
This genomic interval carries:
- a CDS encoding alkaline phosphatase family protein translates to MRKKLALISLDGNGVYNLKHMPFLSELVETGSFAVVDSIFPTLTDLVHTSVMTGVWPRDHGVVENGYYDRLTDRKVNFYDYEVAFNPHKVIKAPTIVDILRQRGVRTASVSGYTMPPFSGTDVRIFPPFFASDKMYRNHGRDWRKDVWVLNSALYLYEECKPDLLLVHFASIDGMSHDHGPLSEGALKAVETVDTAVRTLWERLKDEYTFIIFADHGQEEVHTWVNLKTYLRKHGIETLRVSSGGGVHVYLRNPNEAEEAFEVLRRAPGVKAVFFREDLPHLNSPNSGELIVSAKPGYWFCSHRMCKGIKGASHWVRGMHGSMNEPVIKVPLILWGFEEVNLEEPSLMDIAPTVLRFFGVEKPGNMVGRSLI
- the cas6 gene encoding CRISPR-associated endoribonuclease Cas6, whose protein sequence is MRFVIRLTPQSEPFKVPFNHLHYLQGLVYRRIQRTSPDLSLKLHNPKVPKFFTFSLFMAEKRDFLEDKPYFHGYRRGYFYFSTAIPEIAEAFIGGLLQDPEVELWGENFTVEEVKAISEPNKLAGRKMITLSPIAVTTLKPQFGRLKRYDLNPTEPEFYENIRENLIDKYVALYGKVPEEKDVEFKVLLAKPKRLQVKPGVYQRAWHLVFRAMGSEELLRVGYLVGFGEKNSIGFGMVKVDGRNEPKKKRWKGGVNNRKGNFTRSILEQPHSNKISM
- a CDS encoding Nre family DNA repair protein, which codes for MVELFNSKLCAVCKGRKLLCGRPTCPILERFRVARTVEQKLNKRYLFGSSPPSIFVGEYGYPKVRIGPLVPPIEGNTSHLDSPLKWEDKTIRDILYYRSLLVMGETKADVDVRKSGRILSEVQELAMSIKPVDSEVILKRKPVLKVLPSEFAPPIGPKAELLDFELTENPRIPRRTDYVVSDELKAEQAIMRLYDWGFDEYYIIRLLSAGLLGIERKLVPTRWSITAVQDTIGKNLRREILHYPEINDYEVYFYRFLGNRYAVLLMPQSYAFELLEVWLKGSLFGSEKPSVIHDYEDFRGRKEYVKETAGAYHAARLSVLEALRARRRQARAVVFREVTPEYYAPVGVWQIRLGVKKALSNPIGRFETLNEALEAIRRRLEHPFEEYLKRSYILGSLARQKTLDEWLGRNLYRIDQ